CTTTAGATAACAAGCAGAGAAATGGAGGAGCCTTCCATCCATTCTCAAAAGAAAGGAACCCTTGCCCGAGTCCAAATTTACGGGCTCTTCCTGATCTAGCTCTTGCCTCCTCTGAAAAAGAGATGGAGGATAAGAAGTGCTTGGACACTGAGAATGGAATTTCTTGTCCTAGAAGAGAGAATATTAATGGTAAGGTTAGCAATGGAGGGGTGGTGGTTGAGCAAGGAAAAGGAGCTGGTAATTCATCAGAGGGGCAAACAAATGGAGCAAACAATTCCTCTAACACCAATCAGACTCACAGGAAAGCCAGGAGGTGTTGGTCACCTGACTTGCATAGGAGATTTGTGAATGCTCTTCAGATGCTTGGTGGTTCTCAAGGTACGTAATATAGGGTTTAAATATTTGACGAATAAGATAATAGTATGATCATTTTGATATAGTAAagcaaaaataataacaaatggATTTTGATTAGTCTTAATCATGATGATGATCAAACTATCATTGTCACTATCAATATCTGCACCCATTATCATTGCTAGTATAATAAGTCTAATTTAACAACAGTTAATGTGATAGACCCATGAAAGTGATGTTgtaattattgtgaaaattgttatttatccCTATCATTACTCATTTATTGTACTGATTTTTTGGGCCACGGAAACAGTAGCCACTCCAAAGCAGATCAGGGAGTTGATGAAGGTTGATGGTTTGACCAATGATGAAGTTAAAAGTCACCTGcaggtatctctctctctctctctctctctctctctctctcatgcaggCAGGGATTAAAGAGCCTTTGTACTATTTTAACCTGCCCTGACAAACGTACCACAGCACAATGCATTTTCTCTGAATAAATGTCGTAGTACAGAGTCACTACAGACTATAATATAATGATTtgtcttcctttctctctttttgtacACAGAAATATAGGCTTCACACTAGACGACCAAGCCCAAGCCCACAAGCAGCTGGAGGACCAACACCCCAGCTTGTAGTCCTAGGTGGCATATGGGTCCAACCAGAGTATGCCACGGCAGCAGCAGCTCATTCAGGAGCCTCAGCACTGTATGGTGCACATCCAGGGTCTCATGCAGCACCCCACTATTGTGCATCACCAGTACCACAAGACTACTATGgtgcaccaccaccaccccctCCAACCCACCACCAATTGCATCACCATCCCCTCCACCACCAGCTCCACGTCTACAAGACCACGTCCCAGGCCCACAGCTCCCCGGAATCCGACGTCCGAGGCACGGGGGACCGGTCAGAGAGTATAGAAGATGGCAAGTCAGACAGCAGCAGCTGGAAGGGTGAGAGTGGTGAGAACAAtgcaatgagagagagaaaagggttGGTTGCACTTAGAGAAGATGGTGAGGAAAGCAATGGAAGTGGGATTACTCTCAAGTTCTAAGGCTAAAAGAGTTTTAGGATTAGAGGGTTTAGAAGAGTCTGTTGCATGTTTGTAACTTTGTATTGTATCCATGTGTTTATTCtattttgttaacaaaaaaaatacatgttggTAGCTAGAGGGGGGGTAAAAAGGGCATAAGGAAAAAAGTGagtgtttgttttcttttccttttatgctTTGATGTCCTACTAATTGGAAAAGATTGAAGATTGGATTATATGGTTTTTGACGTTTTCAGGTATATTtgctttttgtgttttgtgcaCATGGATAATGACTGCCGGGACTACCTGTGTCCACCGTACCGGTGGACATGAAAttacatgctttttttttttttttaataagaaaataaataaataaataaataattacatattttcttagtttttacTCGTCTGCAAAGTAGTATGGACATAGTTCATGATGCTTTTACAGGGAGGAGGGGACTACCATTCAAACGGGTGGCTATCCTTCTGTCTTTCAAATCCTTATCTTTAAAAGTTGGTATCTAGTTCcttctttaaagataaagataaacatataaaatgtcCATAGTAGTGAATTTTTTGTGAAGCAAATAATCTGATAGGAGGTAGATTTTAGTCGGTATAAGATTTTAAGTTGAACAATAATTGAGTAAAGACAGTGGTACATGCATTGCAAGATCAAGATAGCTTTGTCTCAATTATTTGGGGACTTAAAAATTGGGTTAACAAAAAAGAGGCACCGAAAGTGTTTGCCAGATTTTCTTTCCACCCTGTGTCTCTCTCAGCTttcttaaaacatataaacAGCGTTTTCTTAAttgccttttcattttcttgtttaaattaaacagcattttaattttgacATTGCATGGTTAAAGTGTTTGCTCCATATTGGCATTCACACTAGTTTCAGATCTCAAGATCTTTTTTAAAGACCTAAAGTGTATATACCCGATATTCAAAAGAACACCATAAAAAAGCAATCTTCAGAGAGTTAACGATTGTCTGGCACTCTGGCAGTGTTGGCATAACTGCCATGTCACAATCAACTTGTGCAttggtgaaaagaaaaagaaaaaatgaaactaAGCTTTTTCATTAAACAAAGACAATGTAGAAAAACACAGAAAACTAGAAAGCTTGataataagggttttttttggctgaattgaTAATAAGGGAAATTGATAGTCTGAACATCATATATTATTACAAGATATTTTCTCCAGTTGATTTGAAATTAACATGTACATAGGCCTAGAAAGATCCACACAAATCTATACCAAATTGCATAAGCTACATGCTACCATaaccatcatcaaaagcattaCTGAATCTAACCCTAAAAGATAAAAGGTGTCACAGATCTGTGCTGAAACTTAAACAGGACATCATGCATTTCCAATTGCTAGGACCCCATCCTTTCAGCcaacatcatcatcaacatcagtTTCTAACATTGCCGTATCAACAAGAGTCTGCaagaaaaattttgagttaaacacttttttttgtgtgtggataaACCAATAATTAGAGAAGGGATTTGAATCCTAAACATCTCTATTGAAAACACCATGAAGTGTTAGTTGAGCTACAAGCTCTTGACAAAAGTTTAACATTATGTGCCAACATATATTGTCCATCATAAATTCATGATCTCAAATAATCTTTTTCGTATGGTAGAGAACAGGGTAGGggaatagaaggaaaaaaaagtggaGCTCGAGCTCATTGGGAGACTTGATCCTATGCATAGACAAATACCACTACACTTCCCCTACCTTACCATGTCCAAAACAAGTATAAAAGGGTAAAccttttcattaattattaagcGTATCTTAAACTGAGCAGTTGTATCATGTATGATCTATTGAATGCTGCTACAACTACtgaaatttgcaatttaaactaTATTTTTCCCTGCCCATAAATGGTAGGGGTATAGCCTAGAAATGCATCTTATCAACTccttgtaattaaaatttaaatgcttATCCTATGCTAGTTCCATATGTAACTGCACTTGAATATATACCATACCCTGAAGGCCGAAATGTCCACAGCCAAGAGATGAGATGAATGCTGCTTATAAGATTGTGGGCATCATGCAAAAGCACAACATTTTATTCCAGACCacataacaatacaaaaatcaaCAATGTTATTTACATAGCCTCCAAATAGCCAGAGAGACAAACCTGGAGTTCTTCTTCACAGCTTTTAAGTCTGTCAGAGTAATCTTTCACTTGCAGAAAACATTTATACAGCTGCGAAAATTCACAAAAAAGCAACCATTAATCCCAAGCAATGTCCAGAGGAGTTTCTTAATAACCGATTGATAACCAAAATGATTACCTTGGTCAACTGCACCTGACGGTATGAAGTGTGCTTCTTTGAAGCAATCAATGCATCCTCCAGTTTCTGCATTTATTTATCATATTTCCAGTGAGAACATGAAGGGGCATTTATGGACTTGGAGAAgtgataagaaaataaaaatggaagggCATATCAGCTAAAAAAGAAGTGCAATATATTGGAACAAAAATTACCTTTGATTTTTTCTGTAAATCCAACACAAGATTCCGTTTCTCTACTAACCTCTCTTCGATCTGAGGAATCTgacaaagaaaataattttagtttcttttgcCACCAACACCACTGGTGgtaatgataaaaaatagagtttcaGGACAACTTTGGCAGGTCTGTTAAAGACCCTTAGATGGTGTTTCCCAGGCTGAAGTATATAGCGTGGCAGGGCATGTATGTGTCTGTGTGTGCGAAGCATGCTTTTATGTCCAATACTTTTGGTACATATTTCATAAATCAAATGCATACGGTTCTGCCAAATTGGCAGCTGATTGGATGCACAACTTTGGTAGCATGATCAATTGGTAAAAATATTAGCGTGATTCTCTTAATTCAATTCTTAAAAGATAAAACTAACCTCCTTTGTAAGTTCATCAAACCTCTGAGTTGATCTATCCAGTTCTTCTTTTACCTAATAGTGCAAATAGGACAAGCAAGCAAAAGGGCCCCAAAATTAACATAGCAAAAGCCAATGCATGTAGTATACAACCTTAtcaagaaaatataaagaagcTCAGCTTACCTGATTGTTGTAATCATCACTTGCTTCGGATGAAAGTTCCCTACCACGTCTGTCATTAATACCAAAACTGCTGGAGAGAGTTTAGGGGGCGAGGATGACAAAAAGTGTAAGTGAATTGTCATCAATATCATCTAAGGGACTTAAAAACCTCTCAACAGAATCACAgatgaaattttgaaacaaagtgCCATGCAAAATTTGTACAGCACGCAATACTTAACTTCCAGAAGCATTCAGGGTTACAATAAATACCAAGATGAATAAACTCTAGATGTGAAAATCCCATTGCACCTTGATTATCAGTGCTTTTTTAGGATTGTTTTATTAAAGGGGCTAATTAATGTACTCACATATCAGGGGACAACAACATATTGATTCTCAAAAAGTGTTGGTAATACTTAATCGTGACTATTTGCTAACCAAGTGCATGGCAACTTTAAATTCACACAAATTCAAATCTCAATGCCCATCAAAGCCGTATAGCAGTGCCAGATTTAGAATTCCCATTTTTATGCTTTCAAAAAATCTAAACCATACTATTGACTGGGAAAAGAAgttttgaaacaaaacaaaaagggcTAATCTTAAATAAAACCTCAGCGTAACAATTTCCTGCAAATCATTTTCTGTCACTAACTAACAGCAAAGTTCCACCTTACTAGTACCACTCTCAGAGTTGAGCAAGCACTTGGGGCTACTACTAAGTTTTCATTTATACATATTCTCTAAGGTGTCTTTTAGAGTATCGCATCAATTACTTCATGTCAAAACCAAACACAAGCCCAGACCTTCTATTAATGGAGAGGAAAACTTTAGAAGATACATACAagcaatttccttttcttttcttttctgcttttttctttttcctaaatAAGTAATATGTGCACAAGTTAATTGACC
This genomic stretch from Castanea sativa cultivar Marrone di Chiusa Pesio chromosome 1, ASM4071231v1 harbors:
- the LOC142606911 gene encoding myb family transcription factor EFM isoform X1; amino-acid sequence: MASPSELSLDCKPRSYSTLLKSFGDQNDQTQKLEDYLSRLEEERLKIDAFKRELPLCMQLLTNAVEEYRQRLQAYRANQGPRPVLEEFIPLKHSASEISEKSPNNSDKASWMETAQLWSQASDGTKPQSTIISPKEPDIGFNVSPKLALDNKQRNGGAFHPFSKERNPCPSPNLRALPDLALASSEKEMEDKKCLDTENGISCPRRENINGKVSNGGVVVEQGKGAGNSSEGQTNGANNSSNTNQTHRKARRCWSPDLHRRFVNALQMLGGSQVATPKQIRELMKVDGLTNDEVKSHLQKYRLHTRRPSPSPQAAGGPTPQLVVLGGIWVQPEYATAAAAHSGASALYGAHPGSHAAPHYCASPVPQDYYGAPPPPPPTHHQLHHHPLHHQLHVYKTTSQAHSSPESDVRGTGDRSESIEDGKSDSSSWKGESGENNAMRERKGLVALREDGEESNGSGITLKF
- the LOC142606911 gene encoding myb family transcription factor EFM isoform X2, which produces MASPSELSLDCKPRSYSTLLKSFGDQNDQTQKLEDYLSRLEEERLKIDAFKRELPLCMQLLTNAVEEYRQRLQAYRANQGPRPVLEEFIPLKHSASEISEKSPNNSDKASWMETAQLWSQASDGTKPQSTIISPKEPDIGFNVSPKLALDNKQRNGGAFHPFSKERNPCPSPNLRALPDLALASSEKEMEDKKCLDTENGISCPRRENINGKVSNGGVVVEQGKGAGNSSEGQTNGANNSSNTNQTHRKARRCWSPDLHRRFVNALQMLGGSQATPKQIRELMKVDGLTNDEVKSHLQKYRLHTRRPSPSPQAAGGPTPQLVVLGGIWVQPEYATAAAAHSGASALYGAHPGSHAAPHYCASPVPQDYYGAPPPPPPTHHQLHHHPLHHQLHVYKTTSQAHSSPESDVRGTGDRSESIEDGKSDSSSWKGESGENNAMRERKGLVALREDGEESNGSGITLKF